One stretch of Eretmochelys imbricata isolate rEreImb1 chromosome 1, rEreImb1.hap1, whole genome shotgun sequence DNA includes these proteins:
- the LOC144257843 gene encoding gap junction beta-6 protein: MDWGTLQAILGGVNKHSTSIGKIWLTVMFIFRVMILVVAAEEVWGDEQNDFVCNTLQPGCKNVCYDHFFPISHIRLWALQLIFVSTPALLVAMHVAYRRNEKKKQLRNGGKTCEYKDIEEIKAQRFHIQGPLWWTYTSSIFFRMIFEALFMYAFYFMYDGFRMPRLVKCNAWPCPNTVDCFVSRPTEKTVFTIFMIAVSGICILLNVAEFCYLLVKVFLRKSRRAASPRHHHNHETKEETKQNEMNELISDSCHNTVSGFPSS, encoded by the coding sequence ATGGACTGGGGAACACTACAGGCCATTTTAGGAGGTGTAAACAAACACTCCACCAGTATCGGAAAGATCTGGCTCACCGTCATGTTCATTTTCCGTGTTATGATCCTTGTGGTGGCTGCAGAGGAAGTCTGGGGAGACGAACAAAATGATTTTGTCTGCAACACTCTGCAACCGGGATGCAAAAATGTTTGCTATGACCACTTTTTCCCCATCTCTCACATTCGACTGTGGGCCCTTCAGCTCATCTTTGTCTCAACTCCTGCACTTCTCGTGGCCATGCACGTTGCATACAGAAGAAACGAGAAGAAAAAGCAGCTCAGAAATGGAGGGAAAACCTGCGAATATAAAGACATTGAAGAAATAAAAGCACAAAGATTTCATATTCAGGGTCCCTTGTGGTGGACCTACACCAGCAGCATATTCTTCAGAATGATCTTTGAAGCCCTTTTTATGTATGCGTTTTACTTCATGTATGATGGCTTCCGAATGCCACGCCTAGTGAAGTGCAATGCATGGCCTTGCCCCAACACAGTGGACTGTTTTGTTTCTCGACCCACTGAAAAGACAGTGTTCACTATTTTCATGATCGCTGTGTCTGGTATTTGCATTTTGTTAAACGTGGCTGAATTCTGCTATCTGCTGGTAAAGGTTTTCCTCAGAAAGTCTCGAAGAGCAGCATCTCCAAGACATCACCACAACCATGAAACTAAAGAGGAaactaaacaaaatgaaatgaatgaGCTAATATCTGATAGCTGTCACAACACAGTCTCGGGATTTCCAAGCAGCTAA